Proteins encoded by one window of Lycium barbarum isolate Lr01 chromosome 11, ASM1917538v2, whole genome shotgun sequence:
- the LOC132619744 gene encoding uncharacterized protein LOC132619744 has protein sequence MDQQHGGIRSMYPRPQDGARHEHKIVVGNRGLRFAHQSSERKLGNKNDKILPYVNLTQRLYGRFKSVDFKHTPRAQNDFANALSLIAYMIQHPESTHIDLLAITLREEQAYYAYVEARPYGQPWYADIKAYLVKGEYPQRALQIKRRLSGDWPIASSRTKKYYRKRTLDLGLLRCVDAEEATKLLKEVDVGACGPHMNGFFLAKKILGIEYYWMTIEHDSCKFL, from the coding sequence ATGGACCAACAACATGGTggaatacgaagcatgtatccTAGGCCTCAGGATGGCGCTAGACATGAACATAAAATAGTTGTTGGTAATCGGGGACTCCGATTTGCTCATcaatcaagtgaaaggaaattgggcaacAAAAATGACAAGATACTCCCATACGTGAATCTAACACAAAGATTGTATGGAAGATTCAAGAGTGTTGACTTCAAGCATACTCCAAGGGCTCAGAATGACTTCGCAAACGCATTATCCCTAATAGCGTATATGATCCAGCATCCTGAGAGCACCCACATTGATCTGTTAGCGATCACACTGAGAGAAGAGCAGGCTTACTACGCCTATGTAGAGGCTAGGCCATATGGCCAACCATGGTACGCCGATATTAAGGCCTACCTGGTAAAAGGGGAGTATCCCCAGAGAGCTCTGCAAATCAAAAGAAGACTGTCAGGAGATTGGCCAATAGCTTCTTCCAGAACAAAGAAGTACTATAGAAAAAGGACCCTTGATCTCGGGTTGCTCAGATGCGTAGATGCCGAAGAGGCCACGAAATTGCTAAAAGAAGTGGACGTGGGGGCATGCggaccccacatgaatggatttTTCCTTGCTAAGAAAATCCTGGGGATAgaatattactggatgaccatagaGCATGACTCCTGTAAATTCCTGTAA